From the genome of Colwellia psychrerythraea 34H, one region includes:
- a CDS encoding putative metalloprotease CJM1_0395 family protein codes for MNITPHTANLPLATVVNPPTEGLRRENHQREIITKVAATNPSAADKGVASDKDRARTPAQANEQVDFANLRKQAEHAASSISEQENQQDNQQDDQQGKSQQDEQNSKQNQEDQHSSTNSSTSENDRAEKNSNQVRADEKIITQLQQRDKEVRSHELAHATAGGAATGSPSYTFEIGPDGKKYVTDGEVAVDLSNVAGDPQATIVKMQKIHAAAMAPTNPSAQDTRVAASAAQNILAAQSELLALKGNEATQSDSADKSLNTQTNATSAYENNHDKRNEFDALINQTLSAQDAVISDSSNQKLASNLGVKSVQTSDVQQRAQRIESFYFTVSQGYEKPDNFQFKITA; via the coding sequence ATGAATATAACCCCGCATACAGCAAACTTACCCTTAGCCACCGTAGTCAATCCGCCTACGGAAGGCTTGCGTCGAGAGAATCATCAACGAGAAATTATCACCAAAGTTGCTGCTACCAATCCATCCGCTGCTGATAAAGGTGTCGCTTCAGATAAAGATCGAGCTCGTACACCTGCTCAAGCAAACGAACAAGTCGATTTTGCTAATTTAAGAAAGCAAGCAGAGCATGCTGCCAGTTCTATTTCTGAGCAAGAAAATCAACAAGACAATCAACAAGATGATCAACAAGGTAAGTCTCAGCAAGACGAGCAGAATTCTAAGCAAAACCAAGAAGACCAACATTCGAGCACTAACAGCAGCACTTCAGAGAACGATAGAGCTGAAAAAAACAGTAACCAAGTGCGTGCTGACGAAAAAATTATTACTCAGTTGCAACAAAGAGATAAAGAAGTCAGATCGCATGAGTTAGCTCACGCAACGGCAGGCGGTGCTGCCACAGGCTCACCTTCATATACTTTTGAAATAGGGCCTGACGGGAAAAAATATGTAACGGATGGGGAAGTTGCAGTAGATTTAAGTAACGTAGCAGGTGACCCACAAGCCACTATAGTTAAGATGCAAAAAATACACGCTGCAGCAATGGCACCAACGAATCCATCAGCACAAGATACTCGAGTAGCAGCTAGCGCAGCACAAAATATTCTCGCGGCACAATCAGAGTTATTAGCACTCAAAGGTAATGAAGCAACTCAATCAGATTCAGCAGATAAAAGTCTGAATACACAGACAAATGCTACTTCAGCTTATGAAAACAATCATGATAAAAGAAATGAATTTGATGCATTAATTAATCAAACATTATCCGCACAAGATGCTGTAATCTCTGACTCATCGAATCAAAAGCTAGCCTCAAATCTAGGTGTAAAGTCTGTACAGACAAGTGACGTTCAACAGCGAGCACAACGAATTGAAAGCTTTTACTTCACTGTCAGTCAAGGTTATGAAAAACCTGATAACTTTCAATTCAAAATAACAGCATAA
- the rpmG gene encoding 50S ribosomal protein L33 has product MRDKIRLVSSAGTGHFYTTDKNKKTMPEKMEIKKFDPTIRKHVIYKEAKIK; this is encoded by the coding sequence ATGCGCGATAAAATTCGTTTAGTTTCTAGTGCTGGTACTGGTCATTTTTATACTACAGATAAGAATAAAAAGACTATGCCTGAAAAAATGGAAATCAAAAAGTTTGATCCAACCATTCGTAAGCACGTAATCTATAAAGAAGCTAAAATTAAGTAA
- a CDS encoding TetR/AcrR family transcriptional regulator, with amino-acid sequence MKTRDKIIQASIELFNEQGERNVTTNHIAAHLAISPGNLYYHFRNKEDIILSIYEEYARSLLLETLPKVSSEVKPLDSLILYMDSVFQTTMKFRFFYSNLPVLLDKNPILREKYVEVQQSISERVSQLLISLRAADYIDFNDDELADIVSILRLINTFWVSFHQTQTIVNEVNDSVFYQGVLKILVILRPYTKAHAISELNHARDVYQQRYREEAETA; translated from the coding sequence ATGAAAACCCGAGATAAAATAATCCAAGCCAGTATTGAATTATTTAATGAGCAAGGAGAGCGTAATGTTACCACTAACCATATCGCTGCTCACTTAGCCATTAGCCCTGGTAATCTGTATTATCATTTCCGTAATAAAGAAGACATTATTTTATCTATTTACGAAGAGTACGCACGTAGCTTGCTATTAGAGACTTTGCCAAAGGTCTCTTCAGAAGTAAAACCATTAGATTCACTTATTTTGTATATGGATTCTGTTTTTCAAACGACAATGAAATTTCGTTTCTTCTATAGCAATCTACCTGTGCTATTGGATAAAAATCCGATTTTGCGAGAAAAATATGTTGAAGTGCAACAGTCCATTTCAGAACGCGTTAGTCAACTTCTTATTTCATTAAGAGCTGCTGATTATATTGACTTTAATGATGATGAATTGGCTGATATTGTCAGTATTTTACGTCTGATTAATACATTTTGGGTTAGTTTTCATCAAACTCAGACCATAGTGAATGAAGTGAATGATTCAGTATTCTACCAGGGGGTACTTAAAATATTAGTTATCCTACGTCCGTATACTAAAGCACATGCAATTAGTGAACTTAATCACGCTCGCGATGTGTACCAGCAAAGATATCGTGAAGAGGCAGAAACAGCTTAA
- a CDS encoding ComF family protein produces MAWKLDSNIFKRYYIDTLKSISCCDLCGANVSDSYLLGYSLSQALLCQSCVNDLPYFNQSLIAGNLLRWPAVHRALPNIHFEQLFALSPYIYPFNKWLAQMKYLGRFELASLFSVLLCAQWQAMIMNQTIIPINLVLAVPLHIKKWQVRGYNQAHLIAKTFAETLSLPYDANLVLRVKNNDSQMGKTGSQRRKNLANAFALQRKLGSHIKHVLIVDDVVTTGTTVSEISKLLKQAGVETVTLVTVCLTVPNAKDNGPVIS; encoded by the coding sequence ATGGCATGGAAGCTAGATTCAAATATATTTAAGCGGTATTACATCGATACACTCAAGAGTATAAGCTGCTGTGATTTGTGCGGCGCAAACGTCAGTGATAGCTATCTACTTGGTTATTCGTTATCACAAGCACTACTCTGTCAGTCCTGTGTAAATGATTTGCCCTATTTCAATCAAAGTCTAATCGCAGGTAATTTACTACGTTGGCCTGCGGTTCACCGTGCGTTACCCAATATTCACTTTGAACAGTTATTTGCGTTATCACCTTATATTTACCCCTTTAATAAATGGTTAGCTCAAATGAAATACTTAGGGCGTTTCGAGTTAGCAAGTTTATTTAGTGTATTACTTTGTGCTCAGTGGCAAGCAATGATAATGAATCAAACCATTATCCCCATTAATTTAGTGCTAGCAGTACCTCTACATATTAAGAAATGGCAGGTTCGTGGTTATAACCAAGCGCATCTCATTGCAAAGACCTTTGCCGAGACATTATCATTACCCTATGACGCCAACTTAGTGCTGAGAGTAAAAAACAATGATAGCCAAATGGGAAAAACGGGCAGTCAACGACGAAAAAATTTAGCCAACGCCTTTGCTTTACAAAGAAAGTTAGGAAGCCATATAAAACATGTTTTGATTGTTGATGATGTGGTCACAACTGGCACCACAGTCAGTGAGATAAGCAAACTGTTAAAACAAGCTGGCGTTGAAACCGTTACCTTAGTAACGGTTTGTTTAACAGTGCCTAATGCGAAGGATAATGGACCCGTGATTAGTTAA
- the coaD gene encoding pantetheine-phosphate adenylyltransferase: MMIRAIYPGTFDPVTNGHSDLIVRASKLFSEVIIGVASSPSKQPRFDLEQRVAMLEQVTQDLTNVTVVGFSGLLVDFAKQYQAKVLIRGLRAVSDFEYEFQLANMNRRLSSELESVFLTPAEENSFISSTLVKEVALHKGDVGQFVHPVVKAALDKI, from the coding sequence ATTATGATAAGAGCTATATATCCGGGTACTTTTGATCCAGTAACTAATGGCCATAGTGACCTAATTGTTCGTGCCAGTAAGTTATTTAGTGAGGTAATTATTGGTGTAGCTTCAAGCCCCAGTAAACAGCCTCGTTTTGATTTAGAACAACGAGTTGCCATGCTTGAGCAGGTTACCCAGGACCTAACAAATGTAACTGTTGTTGGCTTTAGTGGTTTATTAGTTGATTTTGCTAAGCAATATCAAGCTAAGGTACTTATTCGTGGCTTACGAGCCGTCTCTGACTTTGAGTATGAATTTCAACTGGCCAACATGAATCGTCGCTTATCCTCAGAACTTGAGAGTGTATTTCTAACACCAGCAGAAGAGAATTCATTTATTTCTTCAACCTTGGTAAAAGAAGTCGCCCTTCACAAAGGTGACGTTGGCCAATTTGTTCACCCTGTAGTAAAAGCGGCACTCGATAAAATCTAA
- the mutM gene encoding bifunctional DNA-formamidopyrimidine glycosylase/DNA-(apurinic or apyrimidinic site) lyase has translation MPELPEVEVCRLGISPHVIAQEVSEVIIRNKRLRWPIPDEVCSAVGLPVLKVERRAKYLLLRFSTGTLLLHLGMSGTIRVIEQDTPVAKHDHFDLVFKHGKSLRLNDPRRFGAVLWLANDEDELGLLAKLGPEPLSDDFAEGYLFSKAKNRKVPIKTFLMNNHVVVGVGNIYANEALFQAGILPTAKAKDIDEHRMNSLTAIIKKVLSAAIAQGGTTLKDFTQADGRPGYFAQSLMVYGRAGEACVTCKTKLQEIRQSNRSSVFCPSCQQD, from the coding sequence ATGCCAGAATTACCCGAAGTAGAAGTGTGCCGCTTAGGTATAAGCCCTCATGTTATAGCTCAGGAGGTCAGTGAGGTCATTATTCGTAATAAGCGCTTACGATGGCCTATTCCAGATGAAGTCTGTTCTGCTGTTGGTTTACCTGTGCTCAAGGTTGAGCGACGTGCAAAATATCTATTATTGCGTTTTTCAACGGGGACTTTATTATTGCATTTAGGCATGTCCGGTACCATTAGAGTAATTGAACAAGATACTCCTGTAGCGAAACATGACCACTTTGATCTAGTTTTTAAGCATGGCAAAAGCTTGCGACTGAATGACCCTCGCCGTTTTGGTGCAGTGTTATGGCTAGCTAATGATGAAGATGAACTCGGCTTATTAGCGAAACTCGGGCCAGAGCCATTAAGTGATGACTTTGCTGAGGGGTATTTGTTTAGTAAAGCAAAAAATCGCAAAGTACCTATCAAGACTTTTTTAATGAATAACCATGTCGTGGTAGGAGTCGGTAATATCTATGCTAATGAAGCACTGTTTCAAGCGGGGATTTTACCGACAGCGAAAGCAAAAGATATTGATGAACACCGGATGAACAGTTTAACGGCTATTATAAAAAAAGTGTTGAGTGCTGCCATTGCACAGGGCGGCACTACGCTTAAGGATTTTACCCAAGCCGATGGTCGACCTGGTTATTTTGCTCAATCACTTATGGTATATGGCCGAGCAGGAGAAGCCTGTGTGACTTGCAAAACAAAATTACAGGAAATTAGACAGTCTAATCGTAGCTCTGTTTTTTGTCCTAGCTGTCAACAGGATTAA
- a CDS encoding VanZ family protein, whose product MILITDFIKQYWLHLTVFLLTAIATLSLWPAEYLPQVPGSDKTHHFISYGALMFPVALRKPKYWLWITLGFAGFSGAIELIQPYVNRYGEWLDMAANVAGLACGIMFAKIIEYFTVSNTK is encoded by the coding sequence ATGATCTTAATAACTGATTTTATAAAACAATATTGGCTTCACTTAACTGTTTTCTTACTTACTGCTATCGCTACTTTGTCTTTATGGCCTGCTGAATATTTACCTCAAGTCCCGGGTAGTGATAAAACGCATCATTTCATCTCTTATGGCGCATTAATGTTCCCAGTAGCATTACGAAAACCTAAATACTGGTTATGGATTACGTTAGGCTTTGCTGGCTTTAGTGGTGCTATTGAATTGATTCAGCCTTATGTTAATAGGTATGGCGAATGGCTTGATATGGCTGCGAATGTTGCAGGTTTGGCGTGTGGCATTATGTTCGCTAAGATCATTGAGTATTTCACTGTGAGTAACACTAAGTAA
- the rpmB gene encoding 50S ribosomal protein L28, whose amino-acid sequence MSKICQVTGKVPMVGNNRSHARNATRRRFLPNLQSHRFWVESENRFVKLRLTPKGMRIIDKKGIDVVLTDIRARGEKV is encoded by the coding sequence ATGTCTAAAATTTGCCAAGTAACAGGCAAAGTGCCAATGGTTGGAAACAACCGTTCTCACGCAAGAAACGCGACTCGTCGTCGTTTTTTACCTAACCTTCAATCTCACCGTTTTTGGGTTGAGAGTGAAAATCGTTTCGTTAAATTACGTTTAACTCCGAAAGGAATGCGTATTATCGATAAAAAAGGTATTGATGTAGTATTAACTGACATCCGTGCCCGTGGCGAAAAAGTTTAA
- the bioH gene encoding pimeloyl-ACP methyl ester esterase BioH: MAKSLTFSTFSPNNTLKKNVIPIVLLHGWGLNSGVWQPLLELFHRNDESIYQLITIDLPGFGINSAVDIKPYSLANICHHIEQVIDQPAIYLGWSLGGLIATEMSLKYPEKVLASITVASSPYFVEQPTDNWPGIKENVLESFHKQLAQDTAKTISGFLKIQAMGSPHIRQDLKLITQLVMAHTLPSQQTLADSLALLSNSDLRLHLSKIKQPLLRLYGHNDSLVPKEVMEKISYLAPNSDQHLFADASHAPFISHLDDFYQVLVVWLDSHFN, from the coding sequence ATGGCAAAAAGCTTAACATTTTCCACATTTTCTCCTAATAACACACTAAAAAAAAATGTAATTCCTATTGTTCTTCTTCATGGTTGGGGGTTAAATTCAGGTGTTTGGCAGCCACTGTTAGAGTTATTCCATAGAAACGATGAGAGTATCTATCAGCTCATAACCATTGATCTACCAGGCTTTGGTATCAATAGCGCTGTTGATATAAAACCTTACTCTTTAGCAAATATTTGCCATCATATCGAACAAGTAATTGACCAACCGGCTATTTACCTTGGTTGGTCATTAGGCGGCTTAATAGCGACGGAAATGTCACTTAAGTACCCAGAGAAAGTATTAGCATCAATTACTGTTGCCAGTAGCCCATATTTTGTCGAACAACCGACAGATAACTGGCCAGGTATAAAAGAAAATGTATTAGAGAGCTTTCATAAACAATTAGCACAAGATACTGCGAAAACAATTAGTGGTTTTTTAAAGATTCAAGCAATGGGCAGCCCTCATATCCGACAAGACTTAAAACTAATTACCCAGTTAGTTATGGCACATACTCTCCCTAGTCAGCAAACTTTAGCTGACTCACTCGCGTTATTAAGTAACAGTGATCTTCGCCTACATTTATCAAAAATCAAACAACCACTTCTACGGTTATACGGGCATAACGATAGCTTAGTGCCCAAAGAAGTAATGGAAAAAATCAGTTATTTAGCACCAAATAGTGACCAACACTTATTTGCTGATGCTTCTCATGCACCATTTATTTCTCACCTTGATGATTTTTATCAGGTATTAGTCGTTTGGCTTGATTCACACTTTAACTAA
- a CDS encoding polysaccharide deacetylase family protein: protein MKYMLRTLVSVSLLLSVALSSHAAVILQYHHVSDSTPASTSISPKQFEVHLQYLKDNNFKVVPLSELIEGIKNQQALPDKSVAITFDDAYIDVLTQAKPILDKFAFPYTIYVNPGIIARNEKNDASHYLSWIQLKALSDEGVIIANHGYEHDSMARITEGLTQTQWLSKQTELLLKAEAVIKENTGQSWRYYAYPYGEYDVAIQAWAKENDFVAFSQQSGAIDLSTDLTSVPRFPASKPYDKISGLRDKLNSLAFNIRLEGEQAETIFKHKEAKSINFVIETGDFYKSALNCYISGLGKQKITWNDDKSFSINFSKDLPVGRVRANCTAASISKPGRYYWYSKPWFILKDDGSWYHL, encoded by the coding sequence ATGAAGTATATGTTGCGGACACTAGTTTCAGTTTCATTATTATTGAGCGTTGCGCTCAGCAGTCATGCAGCAGTAATTTTACAGTACCATCATGTTAGCGATAGCACCCCAGCAAGCACCAGTATTTCCCCAAAGCAATTTGAAGTGCACCTACAATATCTTAAAGATAATAATTTTAAAGTGGTGCCTTTATCTGAGTTAATTGAAGGCATTAAAAACCAACAAGCTTTACCCGATAAAAGTGTCGCTATTACCTTTGATGATGCTTATATTGATGTGTTAACGCAAGCTAAGCCCATCTTAGATAAGTTCGCATTTCCGTATACCATTTATGTCAATCCAGGCATTATCGCTCGTAACGAAAAAAATGATGCTTCCCATTATTTATCATGGATCCAGCTCAAAGCGCTTTCAGATGAAGGTGTGATTATTGCTAACCATGGTTATGAACATGATTCTATGGCGCGAATTACTGAGGGGTTAACGCAAACACAATGGCTGAGTAAACAAACAGAACTATTATTAAAAGCTGAAGCGGTGATTAAAGAAAATACCGGCCAAAGCTGGCGATATTATGCTTATCCTTATGGTGAATATGATGTAGCGATACAAGCATGGGCTAAAGAAAATGACTTTGTTGCTTTTTCTCAACAATCAGGCGCGATTGATTTGTCGACAGACTTAACCAGCGTGCCCCGTTTTCCTGCTTCAAAGCCCTATGACAAAATTTCTGGTTTACGTGATAAGTTGAATTCATTAGCGTTTAATATTCGTTTAGAGGGTGAACAAGCTGAAACAATTTTTAAACACAAAGAAGCTAAAAGCATCAATTTTGTTATTGAAACGGGGGACTTTTATAAATCAGCCCTCAATTGCTATATTTCAGGTTTAGGTAAGCAAAAAATCACGTGGAATGATGATAAAAGTTTTAGTATCAATTTTAGTAAAGACCTGCCAGTTGGGAGAGTTCGAGCTAACTGCACGGCGGCAAGCATTAGTAAGCCAGGTCGCTATTATTGGTATTCTAAGCCATGGTTTATCTTAAAAGATGATGGCAGCTGGTACCATTTATAA
- a CDS encoding AAA family ATPase codes for MMILVGGEKGGSGKSCLAQNLAVYFAGNKKAIVLMVDCDPQRTTSDWIQARNSDPSLPAINCIQLYGKIRNDLLSLVQHYDYVIVDCGGQDNLALRAAMSVADHVIIPLRPKRRDLKTVPHMEDMLSTCKMVNPKMIASFVITQCPALPNQMGRILEAKEVCRSYGINVLDAITYNRNIYDDSEEQGSSVIEIDPTGKAAHEMMTIAEELLAMEPDNSHEFN; via the coding sequence ATGATGATATTAGTAGGTGGCGAAAAAGGAGGCAGTGGAAAAAGCTGCTTGGCTCAAAATTTAGCGGTATATTTCGCCGGAAATAAAAAAGCAATTGTCCTAATGGTTGATTGTGACCCTCAAAGAACAACTTCTGATTGGATACAAGCAAGAAATAGTGACCCATCCTTACCCGCAATTAACTGTATTCAATTGTATGGAAAAATTCGTAATGATTTACTGAGTTTAGTACAGCACTATGATTATGTTATTGTCGATTGTGGTGGGCAAGATAACCTCGCTTTACGAGCAGCTATGTCAGTTGCTGATCATGTAATTATCCCCTTAAGACCCAAAAGACGAGATTTAAAAACAGTGCCCCATATGGAAGATATGCTCAGTACTTGCAAAATGGTCAACCCGAAAATGATCGCTTCTTTTGTTATCACTCAATGTCCTGCATTACCAAACCAAATGGGTAGGATACTTGAGGCAAAAGAGGTGTGCAGGTCCTATGGTATTAATGTTTTAGATGCCATAACTTATAATCGTAATATTTATGATGATAGTGAAGAACAAGGCTCTTCTGTTATTGAAATAGACCCGACAGGTAAAGCTGCCCATGAGATGATGACTATTGCCGAAGAATTACTAGCAATGGAACCGGATAATTCACATGAGTTTAACTGA
- the nfuA gene encoding Fe-S biogenesis protein NfuA produces the protein MITISENAQQHFIKLLSQQAEGTHIRVFVVNPGTAKAECGVSYCPPDAVEADDIQLPFEGFSAMVDADSKGFLEDAEIDFTTDQMGSQLTLKAPNAKLRKVADDAPLFERVHYFLQAEVNPQLAGHGGECTLVEITDDGYAVLQFGGGCNGCAQIDVTVKDGIEKQLIELMAGEIKGVKDATEHERGDHSYY, from the coding sequence ATGATCACTATTTCAGAAAATGCTCAACAGCATTTTATTAAATTACTTTCGCAACAAGCTGAAGGTACCCATATTCGAGTTTTTGTTGTAAATCCTGGCACAGCGAAAGCTGAATGTGGCGTTTCATATTGTCCACCTGACGCGGTTGAAGCCGATGATATTCAACTGCCATTTGAAGGTTTTTCAGCGATGGTTGATGCTGACAGCAAAGGTTTTTTAGAAGACGCAGAAATTGATTTTACCACGGATCAAATGGGCTCACAGCTTACTTTGAAAGCGCCAAACGCTAAATTACGTAAAGTTGCTGATGATGCTCCACTATTTGAACGTGTGCATTATTTCTTACAAGCAGAAGTTAACCCTCAGTTAGCAGGTCATGGCGGCGAGTGTACTTTAGTCGAAATTACCGACGATGGTTATGCTGTATTGCAATTTGGTGGTGGCTGTAATGGCTGTGCACAAATTGATGTTACGGTAAAAGATGGCATTGAAAAGCAATTAATTGAATTAATGGCTGGCGAAATTAAAGGCGTTAAAGATGCTACAGAGCATGAACGCGGTGACCATTCGTATTACTAA
- a CDS encoding M14 family metallopeptidase, which translates to MLLLRILILSITLLCSNCIIAMPAQDYLPAGSKFNSKISLPSSSLGFEIGQRHVRHDQLKSYFYQLAKDSERVNITSMGTTSQQREQLLVTISSSENLANLSSILSERNLFSQKKGQLDNQKSDKAPLVIWLGYSVHGDEISGANAAMIVAYYLAANTDKSLTEMLANTVIVLEPSINPDGMDRFVNWVSTYRNSTDNSDANHIEHHQGWVTGRTNHFWFDLNRDWLLLSQQESQHRLEYFHQYQPHVVGDFHEMGHNSSYFFQPGIQSRTHPLTPKRNVDLTTTLSKFHASALDKQKRLYYSEENFDDFYYGKGSTYPDINGSIGILFEQASARGMQQETINGLLTLEFSIENHVTTSLSTINGAWENRKQLKQYRSEFYQQSNKLAKKEDFTGYLLHEGSDKFRLNTLLSKLAQHKIKVYPLIADFEFEDTEYQKDNSYYVPLAQPQFRLIQALFNQQTNFKDNTFYDVSGWTMPLAMNIESIPVNRTRRLKLAKQAWAMPSTTKPNNKSISAYGYIFEWHHFLAPKLLNKLLNNNIKAKVATKPFTSLINGETKQFEAGSIVIPAGIQQIENWQETLISASNSAGIKLSSISTGLTMKGVDIGSSSLKPISKAKTLLLGGAGISQYEAGEVRFYLDETLNIPLSIIDHNQLRQVDLSSYSHIILVDGDYQHVTDDTAKKIKAWVKQGGVIISQKRASLWLAKQEILRARFVTKEQINQLFDDEKLNYQDKESLASRKRIAGAIFQVQLDTSHPLAYGYQQSLLPLFRNSNLIMEHPQQPFITLAKYTPAPLLSGYTDKNLVNRLAHNAAIVAHNVGKGRVIATTEVLAFRGYWHGSAKLLANSLFFSKAFSAPYK; encoded by the coding sequence ATGTTACTTTTACGAATTCTGATTTTATCCATTACGCTGCTCTGTTCTAACTGTATTATTGCCATGCCCGCGCAAGATTACTTACCAGCAGGTAGCAAATTTAATAGCAAAATATCCTTACCAAGTAGCAGCTTAGGATTTGAAATTGGCCAACGCCATGTTAGACATGATCAACTAAAAAGCTATTTTTATCAGTTGGCGAAGGACTCTGAGCGGGTAAATATTACCTCTATGGGAACAACATCTCAGCAACGAGAACAGTTACTCGTTACCATTTCTAGCTCTGAAAACTTAGCAAATCTATCGAGTATTCTCAGTGAACGTAACCTGTTTTCTCAAAAGAAAGGTCAGCTAGATAATCAAAAATCCGACAAAGCCCCCTTAGTTATTTGGTTAGGTTATAGCGTGCACGGTGATGAAATAAGTGGTGCAAATGCAGCCATGATTGTTGCTTATTATTTAGCTGCTAACACAGATAAAAGTCTTACTGAAATGCTTGCCAATACCGTGATAGTTTTAGAGCCTAGTATTAACCCTGATGGCATGGATAGATTTGTTAATTGGGTTAGTACTTATCGCAATTCTACTGACAATAGCGATGCCAACCATATAGAACACCATCAAGGCTGGGTTACAGGGCGAACCAATCATTTCTGGTTTGACTTGAACCGCGACTGGTTATTACTCTCTCAACAAGAAAGCCAACATCGATTAGAATATTTCCACCAATACCAACCCCACGTTGTTGGTGATTTTCATGAAATGGGTCATAACAGCAGTTATTTTTTTCAGCCTGGCATCCAAAGTCGGACTCACCCACTGACTCCGAAAAGAAATGTCGACTTAACAACAACATTGTCAAAATTTCATGCTTCAGCATTAGATAAACAAAAACGTCTTTATTATAGCGAAGAGAATTTCGATGATTTTTACTACGGTAAGGGCTCAACCTATCCTGATATTAATGGCAGCATAGGTATATTGTTCGAGCAAGCTAGTGCTAGAGGAATGCAGCAAGAAACAATCAATGGCTTACTGACGTTAGAGTTTAGTATAGAAAACCATGTGACCACCTCCCTCTCTACCATCAATGGTGCTTGGGAAAATAGAAAGCAATTAAAGCAATACCGCAGTGAGTTTTATCAACAAAGTAATAAACTAGCAAAAAAAGAAGATTTTACCGGCTATTTACTGCACGAAGGTAGCGATAAATTTCGCCTCAATACTTTGTTGTCAAAACTCGCGCAGCATAAAATTAAGGTTTATCCGCTGATCGCTGACTTTGAATTTGAAGATACTGAATACCAGAAAGATAACAGTTATTACGTACCTCTTGCACAACCTCAGTTTCGACTAATTCAAGCTTTGTTTAATCAACAAACTAACTTTAAAGATAATACTTTTTATGATGTTTCGGGTTGGACAATGCCGTTAGCTATGAATATTGAATCTATCCCAGTAAACCGTACTCGTAGACTAAAGTTGGCGAAACAAGCGTGGGCCATGCCTTCAACGACCAAACCAAACAATAAAAGCATATCAGCGTACGGCTACATTTTTGAATGGCATCACTTTTTAGCGCCTAAGTTACTCAATAAGCTTCTAAATAATAATATCAAAGCAAAAGTAGCAACTAAGCCTTTCACAAGTTTAATCAATGGTGAAACCAAGCAGTTTGAAGCGGGTAGCATAGTGATTCCCGCAGGTATTCAACAGATCGAAAATTGGCAAGAGACATTAATTTCCGCCAGTAATAGTGCTGGTATTAAGTTGAGCAGTATTAGTACCGGTTTGACCATGAAAGGGGTTGATATTGGGAGCAGTTCATTAAAGCCAATTAGTAAGGCTAAAACACTTTTATTAGGGGGTGCTGGCATATCTCAATACGAAGCAGGTGAAGTCCGCTTCTATCTCGATGAAACACTTAATATCCCACTATCTATTATCGACCATAATCAGTTAAGACAAGTCGACTTATCGAGCTATAGCCATATCATTCTCGTTGATGGTGATTACCAGCACGTTACTGATGATACTGCGAAAAAAATCAAAGCATGGGTTAAACAAGGCGGGGTGATAATCAGTCAAAAGCGTGCGTCTCTTTGGTTAGCCAAACAAGAAATATTACGTGCTAGGTTTGTTACTAAAGAACAGATAAATCAATTGTTTGATGATGAAAAACTCAACTATCAAGATAAAGAAAGCCTCGCTAGTCGTAAACGTATTGCGGGCGCTATTTTCCAAGTACAGTTAGATACTAGCCATCCGCTAGCTTATGGCTATCAACAAAGCTTATTGCCTTTATTCCGTAATAGTAATTTGATAATGGAACATCCCCAACAGCCATTTATAACCTTAGCAAAATATACGCCAGCACCTTTACTCAGTGGTTATACTGACAAAAACTTGGTTAATCGATTAGCACATAATGCCGCGATTGTTGCTCACAATGTCGGCAAAGGCCGAGTAATAGCAACAACAGAGGTACTAGCATTTAGAGGTTATTGGCATGGGAGTGCAAAATTACTCGCTAACAGTTTATTTTTTAGTAAAGCTTTTTCTGCGCCATATAAATAA